A genome region from Acidobacteriota bacterium includes the following:
- the yidD gene encoding membrane protein insertion efficiency factor YidD: MPLPERELTTEVRRQKRFLEFPSRGRLFAWILLLALFVDWARPAERQVSVHLLTGGISFYQQFLSPVVSRLGTRCRFHPTCSRYGEMAIHQHGALLGTAMTARRLVRCGPWTPMGTRDFP, translated from the coding sequence TTGCCCCTCCCCGAGCGAGAGTTGACCACCGAAGTGCGGCGGCAAAAGCGCTTCCTCGAATTTCCGTCGCGCGGGCGGCTGTTCGCCTGGATCCTGCTTCTGGCCCTGTTCGTGGACTGGGCCCGTCCCGCGGAGCGGCAAGTCAGCGTGCACCTTCTCACCGGCGGCATCTCCTTCTACCAGCAGTTTCTTTCTCCGGTCGTTTCGCGTCTAGGAACGCGATGCCGCTTCCATCCGACCTGTAGCCGCTACGGGGAGATGGCGATCCACCAACACGGTGCGTTGCTCGGTACGGCGATGACCGCCCGACGGCTGGTGCGCTGTGGCCCATGGACCCCGATGGGCACCAGAGACTTTCCTTGA